A stretch of the Chanos chanos chromosome 1, fChaCha1.1, whole genome shotgun sequence genome encodes the following:
- the LOC115818066 gene encoding small integral membrane protein 30, whose amino-acid sequence MASNVINRSASVMLWLFFLSLIHTAEAIDGGDAVALLLGMTITVVGFCACLGWYARKRNGQF is encoded by the coding sequence ATGGCTTCCAACGTGATCAACCGAAGTGCGTCCGTGATGCTCtggttgttctttttgtctctcattcATACAGCGGAAGCAATTGACGGTGGGGATGCCGTTGCTCTTCTTTTAGGAATGACAATAACTGTCGTGGGATTTTGTGCATGTCTCGGTTGGTACGCACGCAAACGAAATGGACAGTTTTGA
- the gpr85 gene encoding putative G protein-coupled receptor 85 has product MIPPPSMANYSHAGDHNILQNVSPLTTFLKLTSLGFIIGVGVVGNLLISILLVKDKSLHRAPYYFLLDLCASDILRSAICFPFVFTSVKNGSAWSYGTLTCKVIAFLGVLSCFHTAFMLFCISVTRYLAIAHHRFYTKRLTFWTCLAVICMVWTLSVAMAFPPVLDVGTYSFIREEDQCTFQHRSFRANDSLGFMLLLALILLATQLVYLKLIFFVHDRRKMKPVQFVPAVSQNWTFHGPGASGQAAANWLAGFGRGPTPPTLLGIRQNSNAAGRRRLLVLDEFKTEKRISRMFYIMTFFFLSLWGPYLVACYWRVFARGPVVPGGYLTAAVWMSFAQAGVNPFICIFSNRELRRCFSTTLLYCRKSRLPREPYCVI; this is encoded by the coding sequence ATGATTCCTCCTCCATCTATGGCGAACTATAGCCATGCAGGGGACCACAACATCTTGCAGaatgtctctcctctcaccaCGTTCCTCAAATTAACCTCTCTGGGTTTCATCATCGGTGTCGGTGTGGTTGGCAACCTCTTAATTTCCATCCTGCTCGTCAAAGACAAGAGCCTCCACCGTGCGCCCTACTACTTCCTTTTGGACCTGTGTGCCTCTGATATTCTACGCTCAGCCATCTGCTTCCCCTTTGTGTTCACCTCAGTCAAAAATGGCTCGGCCTGGTCGTACGGCACTCTCACCTGCAAAGTGATTGCCTTCCTGGGTGTTCTCTCGTGTTTTCATACCGCCTTCATGCTCTTCTGCATCAGTGTCACGCGCTACCTGGCCATTGCCCATCACCGCTTCTATACCAAGAGGTTGACCTTCTGGACCTGCCTGGCTGTCATCTGCATGGTGTGGACACTGTCGGTCGCTATGGCATTCCCACCGGTACTTGATGTTGGTACCTACTCGTTCATCCGAGAGGAAGACCAGTGCACGTTTCAACACCGCTCCTTTCGTGCCAACGACTCGCTGGGCTTCATGCTGCTCCTTGCACTCATTCTCCTGGCCACTCAGCTTGTCTACCTCAAGCTCATCTTCTTTGTGCACGACCGCCGGAAGATGAAGCCTGTCCAGTTCGTGCCAGCGGTGAGCCAGAACTGGACCTTCCATGGACCGGGAGCCAGCGGCCAGGCAGCAGCTAATTGGTTGGCTGGATTTGGCCGTGGCCCTACCCCGCCCACCCTTTTGGGGATCCGGCAGAACAGCAACGCAGCAGGCCGCAGGAGATTGCTGGTGTTGGATGAGTTTAAGACTGAAAAGAGGATTAGCAGGATGTTCTACATTATGACCTTCTTCTTTCTCAGCTTGTGGGGGCCCTACCTGGTGGCTTGCTACTGGAGGGTGTTTGCCAGGGGCCCCGTGGTCCCTGGGGGTTACCTGACAGCCGCTGTGTGGATGAGCTTTGCCCAGGCAGGAGTCAACCCCTTCATTTGCATCTTTTCCAACCGAGAGCTCCGCCGCTGCTTCAGCACCACGCTGCTCTACTGCAGGAAGTCCAGGTTACCACGGGAACCCTACTGTGTTATATGA